A genomic segment from Pseudoalteromonas nigrifaciens encodes:
- a CDS encoding class I SAM-dependent methyltransferase: MYLNPKWKILTVGDGDLSFSNALHQHLKPSLLVASTFDDAATIEYKYQDNALSTLKANKVTVLNSFDVTKPHCWQNLNVNLHSFDVVIFQFPLVPAFVGREAFENNTQQTSMNVFNRALLHQFIKYANEYALNPNGPMLCYITSKDVKPYREWNIEGSLNAHLNAEYLGQMPFDISRFAGYKIRNVDRDKHVKDTSGITYVFSPKQHSELSCHLTLPHYLTPNHCPLCRVGPYMATEDENKHLNAKKHQQMLRLEHDWQQWLNAFYA, translated from the coding sequence ATGTACCTAAATCCCAAATGGAAAATACTCACTGTGGGCGATGGCGATTTATCGTTTTCTAACGCGCTGCATCAACACCTAAAGCCGAGTTTGTTGGTTGCCTCTACGTTTGATGACGCAGCAACTATTGAGTATAAATACCAAGACAATGCACTAAGCACTTTAAAAGCCAATAAAGTAACCGTACTTAATAGCTTTGATGTTACAAAACCCCATTGCTGGCAAAACCTAAACGTTAACTTACATAGCTTTGATGTGGTTATTTTTCAATTTCCGCTTGTTCCTGCCTTTGTGGGCCGCGAAGCGTTTGAAAACAATACTCAACAAACCAGTATGAACGTATTTAATCGTGCTTTACTGCACCAATTTATAAAATACGCTAACGAGTATGCACTTAACCCCAATGGCCCAATGCTGTGCTATATCACTTCAAAAGACGTAAAGCCTTATCGGGAGTGGAATATAGAAGGCAGTTTAAATGCACATTTAAACGCTGAGTATTTAGGGCAAATGCCGTTTGATATTAGCCGCTTTGCTGGTTATAAAATTCGCAATGTTGACCGTGATAAACACGTAAAAGACACCAGCGGTATTACCTATGTATTTAGCCCAAAACAGCATAGCGAGTTAAGCTGTCATCTTACTTTGCCGCATTATTTAACCCCAAATCACTGCCCACTTTGTCGTGTTGGCCCTTATATGGCAACCGAGGACGAAAACAAACACTTAAATGCCAAAAAGCATCAGCAAATGCTGCGCCTAGAACACGACTGGCAACAATGGCTTAATGCCTTTTATGCTTAA
- a CDS encoding DUF3429 domain-containing protein: MEKFINHIQLGYLGLLPFLGCVGWPLMFGSNSVNLEFFTFYSIAILAFMAGNLWRAGEQSYSNAIKAVIVVIPVPFLSFLPVEWALAWLAVSFWLVLIFEKASPQWQSYHKDYQKMRFVLTSVVFVCHIFTIGMSIYPN, from the coding sequence ATGGAAAAATTTATTAACCACATACAACTAGGCTACTTGGGCTTACTCCCATTTTTAGGCTGTGTTGGTTGGCCACTAATGTTTGGCAGTAACAGTGTAAACTTAGAGTTTTTTACTTTTTACAGCATTGCTATTTTAGCCTTTATGGCGGGTAACTTATGGCGCGCTGGTGAGCAAAGTTACAGTAATGCTATAAAAGCAGTTATTGTAGTTATACCTGTACCGTTTTTATCATTTTTACCAGTTGAATGGGCGCTTGCATGGTTAGCGGTAAGCTTTTGGTTGGTGCTTATTTTTGAAAAAGCCTCACCGCAATGGCAAAGCTACCATAAAGATTATCAAAAAATGCGTTTTGTACTTACCTCTGTGGTGTTTGTATGCCATATATTTACTATTGGTATGAGCATTTACCCTAACTAA
- the ahpC gene encoding alkyl hydroperoxide reductase subunit C: protein MSTSLINTKLQPFNATAYHNGDFVELSEKDVLGKWSIFFFYPADFTFVCPTELGDMADYYAQLQEMGVEVYSVSTDTHFTHKAWHDTSDTIGKITYPMIGDPTGRITRSFGVMIEEEGLALRGTFVMNPEGEIKIIETHDLGIGRSAKELVRKVQAAQYIATHDGEVCPASWQPGEDTLAPSLDLVGKI from the coding sequence ATGAGCACTTCATTAATCAACACAAAATTACAACCATTCAATGCAACCGCTTACCACAACGGCGACTTTGTAGAATTATCTGAAAAAGACGTACTTGGTAAATGGTCTATTTTCTTCTTTTACCCAGCTGATTTCACTTTTGTATGTCCAACTGAACTTGGCGACATGGCAGATTATTACGCACAATTACAAGAAATGGGCGTAGAAGTTTATTCAGTATCTACCGATACTCATTTTACTCACAAAGCATGGCACGACACGTCAGACACAATAGGTAAAATTACTTACCCTATGATTGGCGACCCAACAGGGCGTATTACACGTAGCTTTGGCGTAATGATCGAAGAAGAAGGCTTAGCACTTCGCGGAACATTTGTAATGAACCCAGAAGGCGAAATTAAAATTATCGAAACTCACGATTTAGGTATTGGCCGTAGCGCTAAAGAACTTGTTCGTAAAGTACAAGCTGCACAATACATTGCAACGCACGACGGTGAAGTTTGCCCTGCATCTTGGCAGCCAGGTGAAGACACACTTGCACCTTCACTAGACCTAGTTGGTAAAATCTAA
- the ahpF gene encoding alkyl hydroperoxide reductase subunit F, which produces MLDNNIKNQLKSHFESLTQPVELLIALDDSKKSTEVASLANDLASLSDKFTVINNPDTSARRPSMVVHSPIKNTHITFAGVPMGHEFTSLVLALLHTGGHASKAKAEDIEQIKSLDQALNFEVYISLSCQTCPQVVQALNTMAATNNKIKATMIDGALFQGEVEERNILAVPAVYLNGEPFSQGALSLTDILNKVDSKGAMRQAESLSKKEKFDVLVIGGGPAGASAAIYSARKGLNTGIVADRFGGQVADTLAIENFISIKATEGPKLVAQLEEHVKEYDVDVMHNQRAARLSRNNNGYEITLENGAVLSAKSLVLATGARWREMNVTGEQQYRGHGVAYCPHCDGPLFKGKPVAVIGGGNSGIEAAIDLANIVEHVTVLEFADTLRADEVLIRKASSMANITIIKSAQTTEVLGDGKKVTGLTYTDRVSGDSKQLTLAGIFVQIGLIPNTEWLKDSELELSKFGEILIDAKGATSLPGVYGAGDATNTPFKQIIIAMGSGATASLGAFDYLIRHSDETEQA; this is translated from the coding sequence ATGTTAGATAACAACATAAAAAATCAATTAAAAAGCCATTTTGAATCGCTTACTCAACCTGTTGAGCTGCTTATCGCCTTGGACGACAGCAAAAAATCAACAGAAGTAGCAAGCTTAGCAAATGATTTAGCCTCACTAAGCGATAAATTTACGGTAATAAACAACCCAGACACAAGCGCGCGTCGTCCGTCAATGGTTGTACATTCACCTATTAAAAACACCCATATTACGTTTGCGGGTGTACCTATGGGCCACGAATTCACTAGTTTAGTGTTAGCGCTATTGCACACTGGCGGACATGCCAGTAAAGCAAAAGCCGAGGACATTGAACAAATAAAGTCGCTCGACCAAGCGCTTAATTTTGAAGTGTATATAAGCTTAAGTTGTCAAACCTGCCCACAAGTAGTGCAGGCTTTAAATACAATGGCAGCAACGAATAATAAAATTAAAGCCACCATGATAGATGGCGCGTTATTTCAAGGCGAAGTAGAAGAGCGCAACATTTTAGCTGTACCGGCTGTTTATTTAAATGGCGAACCATTTAGCCAAGGTGCACTAAGCCTAACCGACATACTCAATAAAGTAGATAGCAAAGGTGCAATGCGCCAAGCTGAGTCGTTAAGTAAAAAAGAAAAGTTTGACGTGTTAGTTATTGGTGGTGGGCCTGCGGGTGCATCGGCTGCTATTTACTCAGCACGAAAAGGGTTAAACACCGGTATTGTTGCAGATAGGTTTGGCGGACAAGTAGCCGATACTTTAGCAATCGAAAACTTTATTTCGATTAAAGCCACCGAAGGGCCAAAACTGGTAGCGCAACTAGAAGAGCACGTAAAAGAATACGATGTAGATGTAATGCATAATCAACGCGCAGCTAGGCTTAGTCGCAATAATAATGGTTACGAAATTACTCTAGAAAACGGCGCGGTACTGAGTGCTAAGTCGCTGGTACTGGCAACAGGTGCACGCTGGCGCGAAATGAACGTGACTGGCGAGCAACAATATCGTGGCCACGGTGTGGCATATTGCCCACATTGCGATGGGCCCTTATTTAAAGGCAAACCAGTTGCGGTAATTGGTGGCGGTAATTCAGGTATAGAAGCCGCGATTGATTTAGCCAATATTGTAGAGCATGTAACGGTACTTGAATTTGCCGATACATTACGTGCCGACGAAGTACTTATTCGCAAAGCTAGCAGTATGGCTAATATTACTATTATTAAAAGTGCACAAACAACCGAAGTACTCGGCGATGGCAAAAAAGTAACCGGTTTAACTTACACCGACCGCGTAAGTGGCGACAGTAAGCAACTCACTCTTGCGGGCATATTTGTACAAATTGGTTTAATACCAAATACAGAATGGCTAAAAGACAGCGAGCTTGAACTGAGCAAATTTGGTGAGATTTTAATTGATGCCAAAGGCGCAACATCACTCCCAGGCGTTTATGGTGCGGGGGATGCAACCAATACGCCATTTAAGCAAATAATAATTGCTATGGGCAGTGGTGCAACAGCCAGTTTAGGTGCGTTTGATTACTTAATTCGCCACAGCGATGAAACAGAGCAAGCTTAA
- a CDS encoding DUF3185 family protein, translating to MNNKVIGIVLIIIGVALAIWGYDVYEAAGSQVSRALSGDTPIEAWAGMIGGAVCIIVGITRVK from the coding sequence ATGAATAACAAAGTGATTGGTATTGTGCTTATTATTATTGGCGTTGCGTTGGCTATTTGGGGGTATGATGTTTATGAAGCAGCTGGCTCACAAGTTAGCCGCGCGCTAAGTGGCGACACGCCAATAGAAGCATGGGCCGGTATGATCGGTGGAGCTGTGTGTATAATAGTCGGCATTACCAGGGTTAAGTAA
- a CDS encoding undecaprenyl-diphosphate phosphatase: MDIFNAIILGIIEGITEFLPISSTGHIIVAAQWLGIEATATNQAFGVIIQLAAILAVLANYKDKFTPKHLNLWIKVAIAFIPLGIIAFIFSDVIKALFNVPVVGVMFIVGGVIFLLLERNYKEQNCTTTDVTQVTYKQAIWIGIAQVFALIPGTSRAGSSIVGAMLCGLNRKASAEFSFLLGLPVLAAASGYDLLKHYDLFTFDDLTALAVGFVTSFIVAYFTIKLFIRFLENFTFVSFGIYRIVFGVILLTIAYV; encoded by the coding sequence GTGGACATTTTTAACGCAATTATTTTAGGTATTATTGAAGGTATTACTGAGTTTTTACCTATTTCGTCAACCGGGCATATTATTGTAGCAGCGCAATGGTTGGGTATAGAAGCAACGGCTACTAATCAAGCATTCGGCGTAATTATTCAATTAGCCGCCATTTTAGCGGTACTAGCCAACTATAAAGATAAGTTCACTCCAAAACATCTTAACTTATGGATAAAAGTAGCCATCGCATTTATTCCGTTAGGCATTATTGCTTTCATTTTTAGTGACGTAATAAAAGCACTATTTAACGTACCTGTTGTGGGAGTAATGTTTATTGTTGGTGGGGTGATTTTTTTACTGCTAGAGCGCAATTATAAAGAACAAAACTGCACCACTACCGATGTTACTCAAGTGACTTATAAGCAAGCAATATGGATTGGTATAGCCCAAGTATTTGCACTTATTCCTGGTACAAGCCGTGCGGGTAGCTCTATTGTAGGTGCTATGTTGTGTGGCTTAAACCGCAAAGCCAGTGCTGAATTTTCATTTTTACTTGGTTTACCTGTACTTGCTGCAGCGTCTGGGTATGATTTGCTAAAGCATTATGACTTATTTACTTTTGACGATTTAACCGCCCTTGCTGTAGGCTTTGTTACCTCTTTTATAGTGGCCTATTTTACAATTAAATTATTTATCCGCTTTTTAGAAAACTTTACTTTTGTAAGTTTTGGTATTTACCGCATTGTATTTGGTGTTATTTTATTAACCATAGCTTACGTTTAA
- a CDS encoding patatin-like phospholipase family protein, with the protein MTNQHKHTLVVEGGAMRGIFAAGVLDEFLKQNYQPFARYFGVSAGATNVAAYLCKQPIRNYKVITDYSCRPEFINLARFIKGGHLFDLDWLWQETIREIRLNTEVFAQNPADFYIVTTAIESGKAHYLKATSTDMVEQLKASCAIPIAYRDYPIINNIAMTDGGVADSIPVIKAYEMGAREITVILSQPLGYRKRPSKAPWLTKQIYKNYPALINTTLTRADVYNHSIDFINNPPADCRVNIIAPPVNFKVGRTTKKLATLNTGYQMGVDAAKAFLA; encoded by the coding sequence ATGACAAATCAACATAAACACACTTTGGTTGTTGAAGGGGGTGCAATGCGCGGTATTTTTGCAGCCGGTGTACTTGATGAGTTTTTAAAACAAAACTATCAACCATTTGCACGTTATTTTGGCGTATCTGCAGGGGCTACAAATGTAGCCGCCTATTTATGCAAGCAACCAATACGCAATTACAAAGTGATCACCGACTATTCATGTCGTCCTGAGTTTATTAATCTTGCGCGCTTTATAAAGGGTGGCCATTTATTTGATTTAGACTGGCTATGGCAAGAAACCATTCGTGAAATACGGCTAAACACCGAAGTGTTTGCGCAAAACCCGGCAGACTTTTATATTGTTACTACGGCTATCGAATCGGGTAAAGCCCATTACTTAAAAGCCACCAGCACCGATATGGTCGAGCAATTAAAAGCGTCTTGTGCTATTCCTATTGCGTATCGCGACTATCCAATAATTAATAATATAGCCATGACCGATGGCGGCGTAGCCGACTCTATTCCCGTTATAAAAGCGTATGAAATGGGTGCACGTGAAATAACCGTTATTTTATCTCAGCCTTTGGGTTATCGTAAAAGGCCAAGTAAAGCACCATGGTTAACTAAACAAATATATAAAAACTACCCGGCACTTATTAACACAACCCTCACCAGAGCCGATGTTTATAACCACAGTATTGATTTTATTAATAACCCACCCGCTGATTGCCGGGTAAATATTATAGCGCCACCAGTTAATTTTAAAGTGGGCCGTACCACTAAAAAGCTTGCAACCCTTAACACTGGCTACCAAATGGGTGTAGACGCCGCAAAAGCATTTTTAGCTTAA
- a CDS encoding NfeD family protein, whose amino-acid sequence MEFITQNLPQTLMVLGVLALIIEVAVLGLSTFILLFFGLSLFITGLLMSMGILADSMTTALWSNTLITAAISILLWKPLKRMQNNVERKPVNSDFAELTFVLNQDVTIEGLSTHQYSGISWQLKSKQPISAGTQVKVTKKEVGVMWVQSI is encoded by the coding sequence ATGGAATTTATTACCCAAAATTTACCACAAACCTTAATGGTACTTGGGGTTCTTGCGCTGATCATAGAAGTAGCCGTATTGGGGCTCTCTACCTTTATATTGTTATTTTTTGGCTTATCGTTATTTATAACCGGGCTGCTCATGAGTATGGGAATATTAGCCGACTCTATGACCACTGCGCTTTGGAGTAATACTCTAATAACAGCTGCAATTTCTATATTGCTTTGGAAGCCCCTAAAGCGGATGCAAAATAATGTTGAGCGTAAACCAGTTAATAGCGACTTTGCAGAGCTGACTTTTGTACTTAACCAAGATGTGACTATTGAAGGGTTAAGTACTCATCAGTATTCTGGCATTAGCTGGCAACTTAAAAGCAAACAGCCCATTAGCGCCGGTACGCAAGTTAAAGTAACTAAAAAAGAAGTTGGTGTAATGTGGGTTCAAAGCATTTAA
- a CDS encoding slipin family protein has product MDPIAQVLNTIFTVEAFLLIFVLVLLKSSVKFVPQNRAWLIERFGKYQSTKEAGLNFIIPFIDRIAADRSLKEQAQDVPSQSAITKDNISLTVDGVLYFRVLDPYKATYGVDDYIFAVTQLSQTTMRSELGKMELDKTFEERDVLNTNIVTSINQAAEPWGIQVLRYEIKDIVPPQSVMEAMEAQMKAERVKRAQILESEGDRQANINVAEGRKQAQVLGAEGEKAEQILRAEGEAKAIIAVAEAQAEALRKVGEAADTEQGQKAIQLDLATKAIAAKEAIARESSIVLLPDNATDASSMVAQGMAIINSLNKKHQG; this is encoded by the coding sequence ATGGACCCGATTGCACAAGTGCTCAATACAATATTTACCGTTGAAGCATTTTTACTCATTTTTGTTTTAGTACTGCTAAAAAGTAGTGTCAAATTTGTACCACAAAACCGCGCTTGGTTAATAGAACGCTTTGGTAAGTATCAATCAACTAAAGAAGCAGGTCTAAACTTTATCATCCCATTTATTGATCGTATTGCTGCAGATCGCAGTTTAAAAGAACAAGCACAAGACGTGCCTTCACAGTCGGCAATCACTAAAGATAATATTTCGCTTACTGTAGATGGTGTTTTGTATTTCCGTGTGCTTGACCCATATAAAGCAACCTACGGCGTTGATGATTACATATTTGCTGTAACTCAGCTTTCGCAAACAACCATGCGTTCTGAGCTTGGTAAAATGGAATTAGATAAAACTTTTGAAGAGCGTGACGTACTGAACACTAATATTGTAACTTCTATCAACCAAGCGGCAGAGCCTTGGGGCATTCAAGTATTACGTTACGAAATAAAAGATATTGTGCCACCACAATCTGTAATGGAAGCGATGGAAGCACAGATGAAAGCAGAGCGAGTTAAACGCGCACAAATACTTGAATCTGAAGGTGACCGTCAAGCCAATATCAATGTGGCCGAAGGGCGTAAACAAGCACAGGTATTAGGTGCTGAAGGTGAAAAGGCAGAACAAATTTTACGCGCAGAAGGTGAAGCAAAAGCAATTATTGCAGTTGCCGAAGCACAAGCCGAAGCCCTGCGTAAAGTGGGTGAAGCTGCCGATACAGAGCAAGGTCAAAAAGCAATTCAGCTTGATTTAGCAACTAAAGCAATAGCTGCAAAAGAAGCCATTGCCAGAGAGTCATCAATTGTATTGCTTCCTGATAATGCCACCGATGCAAGCTCAATGGTTGCACAAGGTATGGCCATTATTAATAGCTTAAATAAAAAGCATCAAGGCTAA
- a CDS encoding sensor domain-containing diguanylate cyclase, whose translation MSDDSILKLWQVLNKLSLAILLYDNKNNTYCVNTAAQILFDLKHCDNLDSTAFNAVTLLSVHNNKHIAIESLFDSKTSTNIQLKKQQQSIPLNIALTQLSDSVSMLCLEPLKSDVIELYNFDRVISEISTDLIDIQNDDIDLHINFALKAIGTAFAADRSYLFEFNTDNETITNTHEWVNEGIEAFKQRLQNVPKTELPYFFEVMNATHLFQVNDVLKLPQAANAEKVEFQIQKIQSVLCIGLLFDKELIGFIGCDCVNFKRAWTHIDLIRIKLVGEIIANALKNIDYKKKLQLAQQQLITANQKLSLLVNTDGLTNIANRRCFDETLKSEIQRCARNKHSLSLIMCDIDFFKRYNDNYGHQKGDDALKQVAKTLNKLCRREGDLAARYGGEEFAIILPSLNAAECHQFALLLQQKIALLNIVHSDSSVAKTLTLSVGFYSTYPTKNTRPETIINNADAALYEAKETGRNKICQFFESN comes from the coding sequence GTGAGTGATGACTCAATACTAAAATTGTGGCAGGTTTTAAATAAACTCAGTTTAGCTATTTTATTATACGACAATAAAAATAATACTTATTGTGTTAATACTGCGGCGCAAATTTTATTTGATTTAAAGCATTGCGACAATTTAGATAGCACTGCATTTAATGCTGTCACCCTCCTGAGCGTGCATAATAATAAACATATTGCTATTGAGTCATTATTCGATTCAAAAACTAGCACTAATATACAGCTAAAAAAACAACAACAAAGCATACCGTTAAATATCGCCCTTACCCAATTATCTGATTCTGTTTCTATGTTGTGTTTAGAGCCTTTAAAAAGCGATGTAATTGAGCTCTATAATTTTGATCGAGTTATTTCTGAAATATCAACAGACTTAATCGACATACAAAATGATGATATAGATTTGCATATTAATTTTGCGTTAAAAGCCATTGGCACTGCATTTGCTGCCGATCGTAGTTATTTATTTGAATTTAATACCGACAACGAAACCATTACTAACACCCACGAATGGGTGAATGAAGGCATTGAAGCTTTCAAACAAAGATTACAAAATGTGCCAAAAACCGAGCTACCCTACTTTTTTGAAGTAATGAACGCTACGCATTTGTTTCAGGTAAACGATGTTTTAAAATTACCTCAAGCAGCAAACGCTGAAAAAGTTGAGTTTCAGATACAAAAAATACAATCTGTTTTATGCATAGGGCTCCTTTTTGATAAAGAGCTTATTGGTTTTATAGGCTGTGACTGTGTTAATTTTAAGCGCGCATGGACACACATTGATCTGATCAGAATAAAATTAGTGGGCGAAATAATTGCCAACGCATTAAAAAATATAGATTACAAAAAAAAGCTGCAACTAGCCCAGCAACAACTTATTACTGCTAATCAAAAATTAAGTTTATTAGTTAATACCGATGGTTTAACTAATATTGCCAATCGCCGCTGTTTTGATGAAACACTTAAAAGTGAAATACAACGTTGTGCTCGTAATAAGCATTCACTTAGCTTAATTATGTGCGATATAGACTTTTTTAAACGCTATAACGACAATTATGGCCACCAAAAAGGCGATGACGCACTTAAGCAAGTTGCTAAAACACTAAATAAACTTTGCAGGCGCGAAGGTGATTTAGCTGCGCGTTATGGTGGGGAGGAATTTGCAATTATTTTGCCTTCGCTTAACGCAGCAGAGTGCCATCAATTTGCATTATTATTACAACAAAAAATAGCGCTGCTAAACATAGTACATAGCGACTCTAGTGTTGCAAAAACACTCACACTTAGCGTGGGCTTTTATAGTACATATCCAACTAAAAACACCCGCCCCGAAACAATTATTAATAATGCTGATGCAGCCTTATATGAAGCTAAAGAAACGGGCCGTAATAAAATTTGTCAGTTTTTTGAAAGTAATTGA
- a CDS encoding cation diffusion facilitator family transporter, whose translation MTEITTHKASRRRLLIALAITCSFMVIQLIGAYYANSLAVLADAGHLFVHNSSLFIALIASSLAIHFAKTYNDGYQRAELVGGLINGFLYLAISLVILYEGGERFMHHHEGNELEINSFLMSAIAALGFLFHGAAAWVLYKGRKASINVYAVFLHSFFDIISTISTFIAGVLIYLTGWDIIDILSSMLIASFVLFTGIKVIISCVKGLYINKDKLPKVAKVEQAITTIQHVKNVHNVTVVRKDKTVIVGAHIVLKKHCTIEKHDKACRLKVENLLRSKFNVTNSVLQIESSCSSVN comes from the coding sequence ATGACCGAAATAACGACACATAAAGCTTCCCGTCGCCGTTTATTAATTGCTTTGGCGATCACCTGCTCTTTTATGGTTATTCAATTAATAGGCGCATATTACGCCAACTCACTAGCAGTATTAGCCGATGCAGGGCACTTGTTTGTTCATAACAGCTCTTTATTTATTGCTTTAATTGCCTCGAGCTTGGCGATTCACTTTGCTAAAACCTATAACGATGGCTATCAGCGTGCTGAGTTAGTAGGAGGCCTTATAAATGGCTTTTTATATTTAGCAATTAGCTTGGTTATATTGTATGAAGGTGGCGAGCGTTTTATGCACCATCATGAAGGCAACGAACTTGAAATAAATAGCTTTTTAATGTCGGCCATTGCCGCGCTTGGTTTTTTGTTTCATGGTGCCGCTGCTTGGGTGTTATATAAAGGCCGTAAAGCGAGTATTAATGTATATGCGGTGTTTTTACACTCGTTTTTTGACATTATATCTACTATTTCTACTTTTATAGCCGGAGTGTTAATTTACCTGACTGGTTGGGATATTATCGATATTTTATCGAGCATGTTAATTGCTTCATTCGTTTTATTCACCGGTATTAAGGTTATTATAAGTTGCGTTAAAGGGCTGTACATAAATAAAGATAAACTCCCTAAAGTAGCTAAAGTTGAGCAAGCAATTACCACAATTCAGCATGTAAAAAATGTGCATAATGTAACTGTAGTACGAAAAGATAAAACGGTAATAGTGGGTGCGCATATAGTGCTAAAAAAACACTGCACCATTGAAAAACACGATAAAGCATGTCGCTTAAAGGTCGAAAACCTGTTGCGTTCAAAATTTAATGTAACAAATAGTGTGTTACAAATTGAAAGTAGTTGCAGTAGTGTTAATTAA